The following are encoded together in the bacterium genome:
- a CDS encoding glycerol-3-phosphate dehydrogenase/oxidase gives MGGLSPATREAGFAALPHADLDLLVVGGGITGAGIARDAALRGLSVALVEAVDFAAGTSSRSSKLIHGGVRYLQQGDVALVREAASERAVLRRLAPHLTQPILMVMPTYGRATQMKLQAGLWAFDKIASVGRDERHEMWDRAAALREVPSLAPDRLFGAAVFVEYLTDDARLVLATVRGAADAGAICVNHAEVTAIDGGRVTICDAFGERSVQASARVVVNAGGPWVDQVRQRAGTRGTQRLQLTKGIHLVVDHARLPIAHSVVMTARDKRSVFAIPRDGITYLGTTDTLSPSPELHPGVTRDDADYLLEAANRTFAGRPLERADVLGAWAGLRPLLAEEGKAPSEISRKDEIMTDPSGLVSIAGGKLTTYRKMARRIVDLVCEKLGKRDLRSRSRDVPLPGGEPGSVADAAALAARLPALGREGAERLWRLHGSGCDALLARIAADPRAGEPIPGLPGVLRAEIEHALDAELALTLEDVLERRTRALLFDRRQGLDGVEAVAAIAADRLGWNAARTAAEIDGYRRLADGLRSFR, from the coding sequence ATGGGGGGGCTCTCGCCGGCGACGCGTGAGGCAGGCTTCGCGGCCCTGCCGCACGCCGATCTCGATCTGCTCGTCGTCGGCGGCGGCATCACCGGTGCCGGCATCGCGCGCGACGCCGCGCTGCGCGGGCTGTCGGTCGCGCTCGTCGAGGCGGTCGACTTCGCCGCCGGGACGTCGAGCCGCAGCTCCAAGCTAATCCACGGCGGCGTCCGCTACCTCCAGCAGGGCGACGTCGCGCTGGTGCGCGAGGCGGCGAGCGAGCGCGCCGTCCTGCGCCGTCTCGCCCCGCATCTCACGCAGCCGATCCTGATGGTGATGCCCACCTACGGGCGCGCCACCCAGATGAAGCTCCAGGCGGGGCTGTGGGCCTTCGACAAGATCGCGTCGGTCGGCAGGGACGAGCGCCACGAGATGTGGGACCGCGCGGCGGCGCTGCGCGAGGTGCCGTCGCTGGCGCCGGATCGCCTGTTCGGCGCCGCCGTCTTCGTCGAGTACCTCACCGACGACGCCCGTCTCGTGCTCGCCACCGTGCGCGGCGCCGCCGACGCCGGCGCGATCTGCGTCAACCACGCCGAGGTCACGGCCATCGACGGCGGCCGGGTCACGATCTGCGACGCCTTCGGCGAGCGCAGCGTGCAGGCCAGCGCGCGCGTCGTCGTCAACGCCGGCGGCCCGTGGGTGGACCAGGTCCGCCAGCGCGCCGGCACGCGCGGCACGCAGCGCCTGCAGCTGACGAAGGGCATCCATCTGGTCGTCGACCACGCGCGCCTGCCGATCGCGCACAGTGTGGTCATGACCGCGCGCGACAAGCGCTCGGTGTTCGCCATCCCGCGCGACGGCATCACCTACCTCGGCACGACCGACACGCTGTCGCCGTCGCCGGAGCTGCACCCGGGCGTCACGCGCGACGACGCCGACTATCTCCTCGAGGCCGCGAATCGCACCTTCGCAGGCCGCCCGCTCGAGCGTGCCGACGTGCTCGGCGCCTGGGCCGGGCTGCGGCCGCTGCTCGCCGAGGAGGGCAAGGCGCCGTCGGAGATCTCGCGCAAGGACGAGATCATGACCGACCCGAGCGGGCTGGTGTCGATCGCCGGCGGCAAGCTGACGACGTACCGCAAGATGGCCCGCCGCATCGTCGACCTGGTCTGCGAGAAGCTCGGCAAGCGGGACCTGCGCTCGCGCAGCCGGGACGTGCCGCTGCCCGGCGGCGAGCCCGGCAGCGTCGCCGACGCGGCGGCGCTGGCCGCACGCCTCCCCGCGCTCGGCCGCGAGGGCGCGGAGCGCCTGTGGCGTCTGCACGGCAGCGGCTGCGACGCGCTGCTCGCCCGCATCGCCGCCGACCCGCGCGCGGGCGAGCCGATTCCCGGCCTGCCCGGCGTGCTGCGCGCCGAGATCGAGCACGCGCTCGACGCCGAGCTGGCGCTGACGCTCGAAGACGTGCTCGAGCGCCGCACGCGCGCGCTGCTCTTCGATCGCCGGCAAGGCCTCGACGGCGTGGAAGCGGTCGCGGCGATCGCCGCGGATCGCCTGGGATGGAACGCCGCGCGCACCGCGGCCGAGATCGACGGCTACCGCCGCCTGGCGGACGGCCTGCGGAGCTTCCGATGA
- a CDS encoding FAD-binding oxidoreductase, translated as MSDIARALTDVLGPDRVSTDAAVIAAHRKDYWVLAHLRERRGELGPPPACVVTAQSTADVSTTLRTAQRHGVPVVPFGGASGVLGGAVPPGGTIVLDLTAMDRHLELNETALYSVAQAGLLGGEYEKLLAARGYTTGHYPQSIDRASVGGLVATRSAGQFSTKYGNIEDLLLGLEVVLASGEIVRLGPIVPRAAAGPSLRELFLGSEGALGVITEVTQRVYPLPETRVTDCFPFPSMAAGLDAIRRILRVGWRPAVLRLYDGLESGRNFASAGLTDGSCALLVVSEGPAALVAAEMAAVAAIAGTKGYGAAPGEHWLGHRNMVPSWDFFLDKEIVVDTIEIAATWDRLPQLYDGVIASLNTVPGILAASAHTSHGYPEGTNLYITFALKPDDWARAEDIYLDAWGRVMQTTLAGGGTIAHHHGVGRLRVPWLEKELGTAYPILRALKRALDPAGILNPGTLLGAGS; from the coding sequence ATGAGCGACATCGCACGCGCCCTCACCGACGTCCTCGGCCCCGATCGCGTCTCCACCGACGCCGCCGTCATCGCCGCGCACCGCAAGGACTACTGGGTCCTGGCGCACCTGCGGGAGCGCCGCGGCGAGCTCGGGCCGCCGCCCGCGTGCGTGGTCACGGCGCAGTCGACCGCCGACGTCTCGACGACCCTGCGCACGGCGCAGCGGCACGGGGTGCCGGTGGTGCCGTTCGGCGGCGCCTCGGGCGTGCTCGGCGGCGCGGTGCCGCCGGGGGGCACGATCGTCCTCGACCTGACGGCGATGGACCGTCACCTCGAGCTGAACGAGACCGCGCTCTACTCCGTCGCGCAGGCCGGGCTCCTCGGCGGCGAGTACGAGAAGCTCCTCGCGGCGCGCGGCTACACCACCGGCCACTATCCGCAGTCGATCGACCGCGCCAGCGTCGGCGGCCTCGTCGCCACGCGCTCGGCGGGCCAGTTCTCGACCAAGTACGGCAACATCGAGGACCTGCTCCTCGGGCTCGAGGTGGTGCTGGCGAGCGGCGAGATCGTGCGCCTCGGGCCGATCGTGCCGCGCGCGGCGGCGGGGCCGTCGCTGCGCGAGCTCTTCCTCGGCAGCGAGGGCGCGCTCGGCGTCATCACCGAGGTCACGCAGCGCGTGTATCCGCTGCCCGAGACGCGGGTCACCGACTGCTTCCCGTTCCCCTCGATGGCCGCGGGGCTCGACGCGATCCGCCGCATCCTGCGCGTCGGCTGGCGGCCCGCCGTGCTGCGGCTCTACGACGGGCTCGAGTCGGGACGGAACTTCGCGTCGGCGGGCCTCACCGACGGCAGCTGCGCGCTGCTCGTCGTGTCGGAGGGGCCGGCGGCGCTGGTCGCCGCCGAGATGGCCGCCGTCGCCGCGATCGCCGGCACGAAGGGCTACGGCGCCGCGCCCGGCGAGCACTGGCTCGGGCATCGCAACATGGTGCCGTCGTGGGACTTCTTCCTCGACAAGGAGATCGTCGTCGACACCATCGAGATCGCGGCGACCTGGGACCGCCTGCCGCAGCTCTACGACGGCGTCATCGCCTCGCTGAACACCGTCCCCGGCATCCTCGCCGCGAGCGCCCACACCTCGCACGGCTACCCCGAGGGCACGAACCTCTACATCACCTTCGCGCTCAAGCCCGACGACTGGGCCCGTGCCGAGGATATCTACCTCGACGCCTGGGGCCGCGTGATGCAGACGACGCTCGCGGGCGGCGGCACGATCGCGCACCACCACGGGGTCGGCCGCCTGCGCGTGCCGTGGCTCGAGAAGGAGCTGGGCACCGCCTATCCGATCCTGCGGGCGCTCAAGCGCGCGCTCGATCCCGCCGGCATCCTGAACCCGGGCACGCTGCTCGGCGCGGGCTCGTGA
- a CDS encoding methyltransferase, with product MTAAGGVVRPARRPAGWRAPGPAPAAPDDPVCWPSAGEDLCALAGDWRILQLRRGHRWSLDDLATAWLAAEVATPRRHADLGCGIGTVLLLLAWRFPQAYGVGVEAQAVSVGLARRSIAWNGVADRCRVVGGDLRNPAVLAGAASFDLVTATPPYLPPGTAHESARPQWGPCHVEQRGGIEDYARAAAHLLAPDGWFVTCAGGTQDGRVDAAAHAAGLVVVCRRAVVPRAGKSPLLAVHALRRRAAADGPPAVEAPLVVRDHAGRWTDGYRAVRRAFGMPDRPPAG from the coding sequence GTGACCGCGGCGGGCGGGGTCGTGCGGCCGGCACGCCGCCCCGCCGGCTGGCGCGCGCCCGGGCCTGCGCCCGCGGCGCCCGACGATCCCGTCTGCTGGCCGTCCGCCGGCGAGGATCTCTGCGCGCTCGCCGGCGACTGGCGCATCCTCCAGCTGCGTCGCGGCCACCGCTGGTCGCTCGACGATCTCGCGACCGCGTGGCTCGCCGCCGAGGTCGCGACGCCCCGGCGCCACGCCGACCTCGGCTGCGGCATCGGCACGGTGCTGCTGCTCCTCGCCTGGCGCTTCCCGCAGGCGTACGGCGTCGGCGTGGAGGCGCAGGCGGTGAGCGTCGGGCTCGCGCGCCGCTCGATCGCGTGGAACGGCGTCGCCGACCGCTGCCGCGTGGTCGGCGGCGACCTGCGCAACCCGGCCGTCCTCGCCGGTGCGGCGTCGTTCGACCTCGTCACGGCGACGCCGCCGTACCTGCCGCCCGGCACCGCGCACGAGTCGGCGCGGCCGCAGTGGGGGCCGTGCCACGTCGAGCAGCGCGGCGGCATCGAGGACTACGCCCGCGCCGCCGCGCACCTGCTGGCACCGGACGGCTGGTTCGTCACCTGCGCGGGCGGGACGCAGGACGGGCGCGTCGACGCCGCGGCGCACGCCGCCGGCCTCGTCGTCGTGTGCCGGCGGGCGGTCGTGCCGCGCGCGGGCAAGTCGCCGCTCCTCGCCGTGCACGCGCTCCGCCGCCGCGCCGCCGCGGACGGCCCGCCCGCGGTCGAAGCGCCGCTCGTCGTGCGCGACCACGCCGGCCGCTGGACCGACGGCTATCGCGCCGTGCGCCGCGCCTTCGGCATGCCGGACCGGCCGCCCGCCGGCTGA
- a CDS encoding transporter substrate-binding domain-containing protein translates to MIRAVLGLALLCAATLAAAQTPPTTPPATTTTVAPAPPPTAPAPAPIGSAAPPTAAPASAPPVLDPAPLRVGVIEAPPFAYLDSDGTWTGLAVVLWRVVAGEIERKWDWVAIDTSEAYAQLADGRLDVALGPVAITAERARTVDFSAPFLSGELGVTVVRGDGLDVFTAARRIFTRHLFVILLGVSVSIVIAGACMWMFERRSNAQHFGGRAYEGIGAGIWWAAVTMTTVGYGDTLPHTRGGRVIALVWMFISIVVISLFTASVVSMVTLANMRSHIESVEDLRRMHLGAVDGGTGQNFLRHHQITARTYPTIEAALQAVADGEVDAVVGQVPVMRWLVRRQWSEQLLVTAPFLEQEFYALALAPRDDLRRTVNGALLKVIETDDWRAVRERYLGH, encoded by the coding sequence ATGATCCGCGCCGTCCTCGGCCTCGCCCTCCTCTGCGCCGCGACCCTCGCCGCCGCGCAGACGCCGCCGACCACGCCGCCCGCGACCACGACGACCGTCGCGCCGGCGCCGCCGCCGACCGCACCCGCGCCCGCGCCGATCGGATCAGCCGCGCCGCCGACGGCGGCCCCGGCCAGCGCGCCGCCGGTGCTCGACCCCGCGCCCCTGCGGGTCGGCGTCATCGAAGCGCCGCCCTTCGCCTACCTGGACTCCGACGGCACCTGGACCGGGCTCGCGGTCGTGCTCTGGCGCGTCGTCGCCGGCGAGATCGAGCGCAAGTGGGACTGGGTGGCGATCGACACGTCGGAGGCCTACGCGCAGCTCGCCGACGGGCGGCTCGACGTGGCGCTCGGGCCGGTCGCGATCACCGCCGAGCGCGCCCGGACGGTCGACTTCTCGGCGCCGTTCCTGAGCGGCGAGCTCGGCGTGACGGTGGTGCGGGGCGACGGGCTCGACGTCTTCACGGCCGCGCGCCGCATCTTCACGCGCCACCTCTTCGTCATCCTTCTCGGGGTCAGCGTCTCCATCGTGATCGCCGGCGCCTGCATGTGGATGTTCGAGCGGCGCAGCAACGCGCAGCACTTCGGGGGCCGGGCCTACGAGGGGATCGGCGCGGGCATCTGGTGGGCCGCGGTCACCATGACCACGGTCGGCTACGGCGACACGCTCCCACACACGCGCGGCGGACGCGTGATCGCGCTCGTCTGGATGTTCATCAGCATCGTCGTGATCTCGCTGTTCACCGCCAGCGTGGTGTCGATGGTGACGCTCGCGAACATGCGCTCGCACATCGAGAGCGTCGAAGACCTCCGGCGCATGCACCTCGGCGCGGTCGACGGCGGGACGGGGCAGAACTTCCTGCGCCACCACCAGATCACGGCGCGGACGTACCCGACCATCGAGGCGGCGCTGCAGGCGGTCGCCGACGGCGAGGTCGACGCGGTCGTGGGCCAGGTGCCGGTGATGCGCTGGCTGGTGCGCCGGCAGTGGTCGGAGCAGCTGCTCGTGACGGCGCCGTTCCTGGAGCAGGAGTTCTACGCCCTCGCGCTGGCGCCGCGCGACGACCTGCGCAGGACGGTGAACGGCGCGCTGCTGAAGGTGATCGAGACCGACGACTGGCGCGCCGTGCGCGAGCGCTACCTCGGGCACTGA
- a CDS encoding GNAT family N-acetyltransferase: MTVRVRPIAPADVAPVARLLAARHATERRAEPLLPAGPADDGRARALVEATLAWRGAVGRVAEIDGVVAGLLVVAPALAGPGRPPATFVAATAHAATDSAALAALLAAWDDAGERHVQVGVHDAAGNAAVAAVGFEPLLDVGVARLPLALGDRAPGLAIRQAGAEDLEAVLGLAAMLRAEHASLGVPDAGAERARQRVRLADLRTGVWLALVDGVALGMVVLQPPGTVVSPLHAPADAIHVPDLVVAPAARGRGVAAALLAEALGWAGAIGYRHVTLHVHAGNVAAARFWRARGVRVVARQWRRDQCPR, encoded by the coding sequence ATGACGGTCCGCGTGCGCCCGATCGCTCCCGCCGACGTCGCGCCGGTCGCGCGGCTGCTCGCGGCGCGGCACGCGACCGAGCGGCGCGCGGAGCCGCTCTTGCCTGCCGGTCCGGCGGACGACGGCCGCGCCCGGGCGCTGGTCGAGGCGACGCTCGCCTGGCGCGGCGCCGTCGGGCGGGTGGCAGAGATCGACGGCGTCGTGGCGGGGCTCCTCGTCGTCGCGCCGGCCCTCGCCGGACCGGGGCGGCCGCCCGCGACGTTCGTAGCCGCCACGGCCCATGCGGCGACGGACTCTGCGGCGCTCGCGGCGCTGCTCGCGGCGTGGGACGACGCCGGCGAGCGGCACGTACAGGTCGGCGTCCACGACGCGGCGGGCAACGCCGCGGTCGCCGCCGTGGGCTTCGAGCCGCTGCTGGACGTCGGCGTCGCGCGGCTGCCGCTCGCGCTCGGCGACCGCGCACCCGGGCTGGCGATCCGCCAGGCGGGCGCGGAGGACCTCGAGGCCGTGCTCGGGCTGGCGGCCATGCTGCGCGCCGAGCACGCGTCGCTCGGCGTGCCCGACGCCGGGGCCGAGCGCGCCCGACAGCGCGTGCGCCTCGCCGACCTGCGTACCGGCGTGTGGCTCGCGCTCGTCGACGGCGTCGCGCTCGGCATGGTGGTGCTGCAACCTCCGGGCACGGTCGTCTCGCCGCTGCACGCGCCCGCCGACGCGATCCACGTGCCCGATCTCGTCGTCGCACCCGCCGCACGCGGCCGTGGCGTGGCCGCCGCGCTGCTCGCCGAGGCGCTCGGCTGGGCCGGCGCGATCGGCTACCGGCACGTGACCCTGCACGTGCACGCCGGCAACGTCGCGGCGGCGCGGTTCTGGCGCGCGCGGGGCGTGCGCGTGGTCGCCCGGCAGTGGCGGCGGGATCAGTGCCCGAGGTAG
- a CDS encoding DUF1214 domain-containing protein, which yields MRSRWGLVVKVLATAAAALILGVGSALRTVRAQVEAHALANGPWRTSADIGAASADPSLRAVVALTGLLALNRSETVYYTATTDEAGAPLRSGCRYRIEGTDPPARWWSITAYAADSYLIPNPQHAYSVDRTRAERAPDGRFTIRVGGAPAPANWIATGPPGEPISLTLRLYQPDASVADDLVGTPLPAIHAEGCA from the coding sequence ATGCGATCGCGATGGGGACTCGTCGTCAAGGTGCTGGCCACCGCCGCCGCCGCGCTGATCCTGGGCGTCGGCTCCGCACTGCGCACCGTGCGCGCCCAGGTCGAGGCGCACGCGCTCGCCAACGGCCCCTGGCGCACCAGCGCCGACATCGGCGCCGCGAGCGCCGATCCGTCGCTGCGGGCGGTCGTGGCGCTCACCGGGCTGCTGGCCCTGAACCGCAGCGAGACCGTCTACTACACCGCGACCACGGACGAGGCCGGCGCGCCGCTGCGCTCCGGATGCCGCTATCGCATCGAGGGTACGGATCCGCCCGCGCGCTGGTGGTCGATCACCGCCTACGCCGCCGACAGCTACCTGATTCCCAACCCGCAGCACGCTTACTCGGTCGACCGCACGCGCGCCGAGCGCGCACCCGACGGCCGCTTCACGATCCGCGTCGGCGGCGCGCCGGCGCCGGCGAACTGGATCGCGACCGGGCCGCCGGGCGAGCCCATCTCGCTCACCTTGCGCCTCTACCAGCCGGACGCGAGCGTGGCCGACGACCTCGTCGGGACGCCGCTGCCGGCGATCCACGCCGAGGGCTGCGCGTGA
- a CDS encoding DUF1254 domain-containing protein, whose product MRRALPWILAALVGAAVVHTLTIRLLPWAIMRYTMRIMAHAGGPNHAVHPPRVDATARAVVRPSPDLLYSACTFDVSGGPVHVTAEVPRDTYWSISMFAADTDNFFVLSDRQANGDRVDVVVAAPGAAVTLPPGAVRVDVPTTRGVILERTLVIDEARLPELDAVRRRFTCAPLA is encoded by the coding sequence GTGAGGCGCGCGCTGCCCTGGATCCTCGCCGCGCTGGTCGGCGCGGCCGTCGTCCACACGCTCACCATCCGGCTCCTGCCGTGGGCGATCATGCGCTACACCATGCGGATCATGGCGCACGCGGGCGGCCCGAACCACGCCGTGCACCCGCCGCGTGTCGACGCGACCGCGCGCGCCGTCGTGCGGCCGAGCCCCGACCTGCTCTACTCCGCGTGCACGTTCGACGTGTCCGGCGGGCCCGTACACGTGACCGCCGAGGTCCCGCGCGACACCTACTGGTCGATCTCGATGTTCGCCGCCGACACGGACAACTTCTTCGTCCTGAGCGACCGCCAGGCGAACGGCGACCGCGTCGACGTCGTGGTCGCCGCGCCCGGCGCCGCCGTGACGCTACCGCCGGGCGCGGTGCGCGTCGACGTGCCCACCACCCGCGGGGTGATCCTCGAGCGCACGCTGGTGATCGACGAGGCACGCCTGCCGGAGCTCGACGCGGTCCGCCGCCGCTTCACCTGCGCGCCGCTGGCGTGA
- a CDS encoding tannase/feruloyl esterase family alpha/beta hydrolase: MRRLPIRLTTLLLGLAAVPAAHAASCEALAMLVLPDTTITAAERPAGTAHCRVAGVIAPQVQFQVWLPDAWNGKYLGVGNGALAGYLNLPAMTKAVERGYASASTDTGHVGSPIEGAWAVGRPDLVEDFGHRAIHVTTVVAKALVAAYYGTAPARSYFAGCSTGGRQALVAAQRYPDDFDGIVAGAPAAHMTRLTSLGNWVSQAVHDDPASRIPGAKVPALAAAVLARCDARDGLTDGLVSDPLRCRFQPQVLRCAGAETDACLTDAQIAALAKLYDGPRTSKGRRIYPGYPPGGELGSGDEPGPISEPSIGGWETWLVGELPGIAHFIQDAFFRFLVFEDATWDWRRFDFDRDVARTEAKLGPVMDAVDPDLRAFRARGGRLLAFHGWSDSAIPATATVEYWQRMVRRMGGRKRTRAFARLFLAPGMQHCAGGPGPNSFDAIGALEAWVEQGTAPARLVASHATDGVVDRTRPLCPWPEVARWDRRGSIDAAASFACRPPRRQARAAARY, translated from the coding sequence ATGCGACGACTCCCGATCCGTCTGACGACGCTTCTCCTCGGTCTCGCCGCCGTGCCGGCGGCGCACGCGGCGTCGTGCGAGGCGCTGGCCATGCTCGTGCTGCCGGACACGACGATCACGGCGGCCGAGCGTCCCGCGGGTACCGCCCATTGCCGCGTCGCCGGCGTGATCGCGCCGCAGGTGCAGTTCCAGGTGTGGCTGCCCGACGCGTGGAACGGCAAGTACCTCGGTGTCGGCAACGGCGCGCTCGCCGGCTACCTCAACCTGCCCGCGATGACGAAGGCGGTGGAGCGTGGCTACGCCAGCGCGAGCACCGATACGGGGCACGTGGGCAGTCCCATCGAGGGCGCCTGGGCCGTCGGCCGCCCCGACCTGGTCGAGGACTTCGGCCACCGCGCGATCCACGTGACGACCGTCGTCGCGAAGGCGCTCGTCGCCGCGTACTACGGCACCGCGCCCGCCCGGAGCTACTTCGCCGGCTGCTCCACCGGCGGACGTCAGGCGCTGGTCGCGGCGCAGCGCTATCCCGACGACTTCGACGGCATCGTCGCCGGCGCGCCGGCGGCGCACATGACGCGCCTGACGTCGCTCGGCAACTGGGTGTCGCAGGCGGTGCACGACGACCCGGCGAGCCGCATCCCGGGCGCGAAGGTCCCGGCGCTCGCCGCCGCGGTGCTCGCACGGTGCGACGCCCGCGACGGCCTGACCGACGGCCTCGTGTCCGACCCGCTGCGCTGCCGCTTCCAGCCGCAGGTGCTGCGCTGCGCCGGCGCCGAGACCGACGCCTGTCTCACCGACGCGCAGATCGCCGCGCTCGCGAAGCTCTACGACGGCCCGCGTACGTCGAAGGGACGTCGCATCTATCCCGGCTATCCGCCCGGCGGCGAGCTGGGCAGCGGGGACGAGCCCGGCCCGATCAGCGAGCCGAGCATCGGGGGGTGGGAGACGTGGCTGGTCGGCGAGCTGCCCGGCATCGCGCACTTCATCCAGGACGCCTTCTTCCGCTTCCTCGTGTTCGAGGACGCGACCTGGGACTGGCGCCGGTTCGATTTCGACCGCGACGTCGCCCGCACCGAGGCGAAGCTCGGTCCGGTGATGGATGCGGTCGATCCCGACCTGCGCGCGTTCCGCGCCCGGGGCGGCCGGCTGCTCGCGTTCCACGGCTGGAGCGACTCCGCGATCCCGGCGACGGCGACCGTCGAGTACTGGCAGCGGATGGTGCGGCGCATGGGCGGCCGCAAGCGCACGCGTGCCTTCGCGCGGCTCTTCCTCGCGCCGGGGATGCAGCACTGTGCCGGCGGTCCCGGTCCGAACAGCTTCGACGCGATCGGCGCGCTCGAGGCGTGGGTGGAGCAGGGCACGGCGCCGGCGCGGCTGGTGGCGTCCCACGCCACGGACGGCGTCGTCGACCGCACGCGTCCACTGTGCCCGTGGCCCGAGGTGGCGCGCTGGGACCGGCGCGGCAGCATCGACGCCGCGGCGAGCTTCGCCTGCCGGCCGCCGCGCCGGCAGGCTCGGGCGGCGGCACGGTACTGA
- a CDS encoding OB-fold domain-containing protein, giving the protein MPLPALEPDSEFYWRAARAGRLEMARCQTCGWWIHPARPVCARCRGRDVRPEVLSGDGVVWTYTINHQVWMPGLEVPYVVAVVALVEQENLRLTSNVVDCAPEDVYVGMPVRVRFREASDEVALPVFAPADEPVTPPPTHVPLVTDTARVAAHPLRRIGEAERLERRAIIAGVGQSAIGRRLMRTDMDLTVEAALRAIADAGLEPDAIDGIASYPGAMVAGPAGFAGPGVIDVQDALGLSCTWHHGGIEVPGQLGAVIAATLAVAAGLARHVLVYRTVSEASAAAGMGRRGIGAGSREIPGFGQYLIPYGAMSAANWIAAMCVRHMHEFGTTREQLAQIATTARRHAGWNPDAIYRDPMSLDDYLAARLVSWPFGLFDCDAPCDGSTALVVSHADVARDLPKPAVRVNAVGTAMRSRPSWDQWQDLTTMAARDAAAQLWTRTELRPADVDCAQLYDGFSFLALAWIEALGFCPHGEGGRFVEGDTLSLGGALPFNTWGGQLSGGRLHGFGFLAEAVRQLRGEAGPRQVADCEVVAVANGGGPIAGCMLLTR; this is encoded by the coding sequence ATGCCGCTGCCCGCCCTCGAGCCCGACAGCGAATTCTACTGGCGCGCCGCCCGCGCGGGGCGCCTCGAGATGGCGCGCTGCCAGACGTGCGGCTGGTGGATCCATCCCGCGCGCCCGGTGTGCGCGCGCTGCCGCGGCCGCGACGTGCGGCCCGAGGTGCTCTCGGGCGACGGCGTCGTGTGGACCTATACGATCAACCATCAGGTCTGGATGCCCGGGCTCGAGGTGCCGTACGTGGTCGCGGTCGTCGCGCTCGTCGAGCAGGAGAACCTGCGTCTCACGAGCAACGTCGTCGACTGCGCACCCGAGGACGTCTACGTCGGCATGCCCGTGCGCGTGCGCTTCCGCGAGGCGTCCGACGAGGTCGCGCTGCCCGTGTTCGCGCCGGCCGACGAGCCGGTCACGCCGCCGCCGACGCACGTGCCGCTGGTCACCGACACGGCTCGGGTCGCGGCGCATCCGCTGCGCCGGATCGGGGAAGCCGAGCGCCTCGAGCGGCGCGCGATCATCGCCGGCGTCGGCCAGTCGGCGATCGGCCGCCGCCTCATGCGCACCGACATGGATCTCACCGTCGAGGCCGCGCTGCGCGCGATCGCCGACGCGGGGCTCGAGCCCGACGCGATCGACGGCATCGCGTCGTACCCGGGCGCGATGGTCGCGGGGCCCGCCGGCTTCGCGGGACCGGGCGTGATCGACGTGCAGGACGCGCTCGGCCTCTCGTGCACGTGGCACCACGGCGGCATCGAGGTGCCGGGGCAGCTCGGCGCGGTGATCGCGGCGACGCTCGCCGTCGCGGCCGGCCTCGCGCGCCACGTGCTCGTCTACCGCACCGTCAGCGAGGCGAGCGCGGCCGCGGGCATGGGCCGCCGCGGCATCGGCGCGGGCTCGCGCGAGATCCCCGGCTTCGGCCAGTACCTGATCCCCTACGGCGCGATGTCGGCGGCGAACTGGATCGCGGCGATGTGCGTGCGCCACATGCACGAGTTCGGCACCACGCGCGAGCAGCTGGCGCAGATCGCCACCACCGCGCGCCGGCACGCCGGATGGAACCCCGACGCGATCTATCGCGACCCGATGTCGCTCGACGATTACCTCGCCGCCCGCCTGGTCAGCTGGCCGTTCGGGCTCTTCGACTGCGACGCGCCCTGCGACGGCTCGACGGCGCTCGTCGTGTCGCACGCCGACGTCGCGCGCGACCTTCCGAAGCCGGCGGTGCGCGTGAACGCCGTCGGCACCGCCATGCGCTCGCGCCCCAGCTGGGACCAGTGGCAGGACCTGACGACCATGGCCGCGCGCGACGCCGCCGCACAGCTGTGGACGCGCACGGAGCTCCGGCCGGCCGACGTCGACTGCGCGCAGCTCTATGACGGCTTCAGCTTCCTCGCCCTCGCCTGGATCGAGGCGCTCGGCTTCTGCCCGCACGGCGAGGGCGGCCGCTTCGTCGAGGGCGACACGCTGTCCCTCGGCGGTGCGCTCCCGTTCAACACCTGGGGCGGCCAGCTCTCCGGCGGCCGCCTCCACGGCTTCGGCTTCCTCGCCGAAGCCGTGCGCCAGCTGCGCGGCGAGGCCGGGCCGCGGCAGGTGGCCGACTGCGAGGTCGTCGCGGTCGCGAACGGCGGCGGCCCGATCGCGGGCTGCATGCTGCTGACGCGTTGA